A DNA window from Pogona vitticeps strain Pit_001003342236 chromosome 2, PviZW2.1, whole genome shotgun sequence contains the following coding sequences:
- the CCDC22 gene encoding coiled-coil domain-containing protein 22 isoform X1 — translation MEEVDKILIHSLRLSGTDIPDEVQSIREFTTELIIESVVRCLRVISPSVGAGLSHVLPPGMSARFRIGMSLAQACQDLGYQGEVGYQTFLYSSEPEIRRLLLFLVEKLPRDASEDADQPVGKSTTLHRAIAAAIKKQLAVPWVPPTCRTPRLQLLQSSCLLKRFQTQPLVLPRESDPFLGKVSQERKEFFDKFLPPVSAQLARPTSLVPSLLELNTAELSAAQEWESEWKSQGLGSRMTPEEYRQWKHQRLQRRLLDQLRQVAPCAGPAPLGTTSRDLIQFLGTFGAGHDRTGALAKGSRFTHTQHLAYKQEAEPPLQVQTLPVSRTSEQELREQQATELEALEGELDRVMGQIAEIEGQMSTLGLTLTQVEGEVRQRQLEVAEQEQALRVKGQTVELLPDAENNMAKLQVVVESSAQRIIQLAAQWEKHRVPLIQEFRDLKALCDSKELESSRRLSEIRELHNRIRLAAEDAKHKDDLYKQLLVELESLPKDVSRSAYTQRILEIVSNIRKQKEEITKILSDTKELQKEINSLTGKLDRTFAVTDELVFKDAKRDEAVRKAYKYLAALHENCSQLIQTIEDTGTILREIRDLEEQIESETSKKTLTNLERILSDYRALKQENAALLSHTQET, via the exons ATGGAGGAGGTGGACAAGATCCTCATACATTCCCTCCGCCTCTCTGGGAC GGACATCCCAGATGAAGTCCAGAGCATCCGCGAGTTTACCACGGAGTTGATTATTGAGTCTGTGGTGCGATGCCTTCGGGTTATCAGTCCTTCTGTGGGGGCAGGCCTCAGCCACGTCCTGCCCCCTGGCATGTCTGCCCGTTTCCGAATTGGCATGAGCCTGGCGCAAGCCTGCCAG GACTTGGGCTATCAAGGGGAAGTTGGCTACCAGACCTTTTTGTACAGCAGCGAGCCTGAAATCCGTCGCCTGCTCCTCTTTCTCGTGGAGAAGCTCCCGCGGGATGCTTCAGAGGATGCTGACCAGCCTGTGG GCAAGTCGACAACACTTCACAGAGCCATTGCTGCTGCCATCAAGAAGCAGCTGGCTGTCCCCTGGGTGCCCCCCACCTGCCGAACCCCCCGCCTGCAATTACTACAG AGTTCTTGTCTCTTGAAGCGATTCCAAACTCAACCCTTGGTCCTTCCTCGGGAGTCAGACCCTTTCCTCGGGAAGGTATCTCAAG AGAGGAAAGAGTTCTTTGACAAGTTCCTGCCCCCCGTGTCAGCCCAGCTAGCCCGACCTACGTCTTTGGTGCCATCCCTGTTGGAGCTTAATACGGCTGAGCTGAGCGCGGCCCAAGAGTGGGAGAGTGAGTGGAAGAGCCAAGGTCTCGGATCACGCATGACTCCAGAG GAATATCGCCAGTGGAAGCATCAGCGGCTGCAGCGTCGCCTCCTGGACCAGCTACGGCAGGTTGCCCCTTGCGCTGGGCCTGCCCCTCTGGGAACAACGTCCCGCGATCTGATTCAGTTCCTGGGTACTTTTGGTGCTGGCCATGATCGTACTGGGGCTCTGGCCAAGGGGTCTCGCTTCACCCATACTCAGCACTTAGCCTATAAGCag GAGGCAGAGCCCCCCCTGCAGGTGCAGACCCTGCCAGTCTCACGGACGTCAGAACAG GAGCTGCGGGAACAGCAGGCAACAGAACTAGAAGCCTTGGAAGGTGAGCTGGATCGTGTCATGGGCCAGATTGCAGAGATTGAGGGACAAATGTCCACACTGGGGCTGACCCTCACACAG GTGGAAGGGGAAGTGCGGCAACGGCAGTTGGAAGTGGCGGAGCAAGAGCAGGCCCTGCGCGTGAAGGGACAGACGGTGGAGCTGCTGCCTGATGCGGAAAATAACATGGCTAAGTTGCAG GTGGTGGTTGAGAGTAGCGCACAGCGAATCATCCAGCTGGCTGCTCAGTGGGAGAAGCATCGGGTGCCACTGATCCAGGAATTCCGGGACCTCAAGGCCCTTTGTGACTCCAAGGAG TTGGAATCCTCTCGGCGCCTCTCTGAAATCAGGGAGCTACACAACCGGATCCGTTTGGCAGCCGAGGATGCCAAGCACAAGGATGATCTCTACAAGCAGCTG CTTGTGGAGTTGGAATCGCTTCCCAAGGACGTCTCTCGATCTGCATACACACAGCGCATCTTAGAGATTGTCAGCAACATCCGTAAGCAGAAGGAGGAGATcacaaag ATCTTGTCTGATACCAAGGAGCTCCAGAAGGAGATCAATTCCCTCACTGGGAAGCTGGACAGAACTTTTGCCGTCACTGAtgagctagtctttaag gatgCCAAACGTGACGAGGCTGTGCGGAAGGCATACAAGTATCTGGCTGCTTTACATGAA AACTGCAGTCAGCTGATCCAGACTATTGAGGATACTGGTACCATCCTGCGAGAAATCCGGGACCTAGAGGAGCAG ATTGAGAGTGAAACCAGCAAGAAAACCCTAACCAATTTGGAGAGGATCCTGAGTGATTACCGAGCCTTGAAGCAGGAAAATGCAGCACTGCTCAGCCATACCCAAGAAACGTGA
- the CCDC22 gene encoding coiled-coil domain-containing protein 22 isoform X2 codes for MSARFRIGMSLAQACQDLGYQGEVGYQTFLYSSEPEIRRLLLFLVEKLPRDASEDADQPVGKSTTLHRAIAAAIKKQLAVPWVPPTCRTPRLQLLQSSCLLKRFQTQPLVLPRESDPFLGKVSQERKEFFDKFLPPVSAQLARPTSLVPSLLELNTAELSAAQEWESEWKSQGLGSRMTPEEYRQWKHQRLQRRLLDQLRQVAPCAGPAPLGTTSRDLIQFLGTFGAGHDRTGALAKGSRFTHTQHLAYKQEAEPPLQVQTLPVSRTSEQELREQQATELEALEGELDRVMGQIAEIEGQMSTLGLTLTQVEGEVRQRQLEVAEQEQALRVKGQTVELLPDAENNMAKLQVVVESSAQRIIQLAAQWEKHRVPLIQEFRDLKALCDSKELESSRRLSEIRELHNRIRLAAEDAKHKDDLYKQLLVELESLPKDVSRSAYTQRILEIVSNIRKQKEEITKILSDTKELQKEINSLTGKLDRTFAVTDELVFKDAKRDEAVRKAYKYLAALHENCSQLIQTIEDTGTILREIRDLEEQIESETSKKTLTNLERILSDYRALKQENAALLSHTQET; via the exons ATGTCTGCCCGTTTCCGAATTGGCATGAGCCTGGCGCAAGCCTGCCAG GACTTGGGCTATCAAGGGGAAGTTGGCTACCAGACCTTTTTGTACAGCAGCGAGCCTGAAATCCGTCGCCTGCTCCTCTTTCTCGTGGAGAAGCTCCCGCGGGATGCTTCAGAGGATGCTGACCAGCCTGTGG GCAAGTCGACAACACTTCACAGAGCCATTGCTGCTGCCATCAAGAAGCAGCTGGCTGTCCCCTGGGTGCCCCCCACCTGCCGAACCCCCCGCCTGCAATTACTACAG AGTTCTTGTCTCTTGAAGCGATTCCAAACTCAACCCTTGGTCCTTCCTCGGGAGTCAGACCCTTTCCTCGGGAAGGTATCTCAAG AGAGGAAAGAGTTCTTTGACAAGTTCCTGCCCCCCGTGTCAGCCCAGCTAGCCCGACCTACGTCTTTGGTGCCATCCCTGTTGGAGCTTAATACGGCTGAGCTGAGCGCGGCCCAAGAGTGGGAGAGTGAGTGGAAGAGCCAAGGTCTCGGATCACGCATGACTCCAGAG GAATATCGCCAGTGGAAGCATCAGCGGCTGCAGCGTCGCCTCCTGGACCAGCTACGGCAGGTTGCCCCTTGCGCTGGGCCTGCCCCTCTGGGAACAACGTCCCGCGATCTGATTCAGTTCCTGGGTACTTTTGGTGCTGGCCATGATCGTACTGGGGCTCTGGCCAAGGGGTCTCGCTTCACCCATACTCAGCACTTAGCCTATAAGCag GAGGCAGAGCCCCCCCTGCAGGTGCAGACCCTGCCAGTCTCACGGACGTCAGAACAG GAGCTGCGGGAACAGCAGGCAACAGAACTAGAAGCCTTGGAAGGTGAGCTGGATCGTGTCATGGGCCAGATTGCAGAGATTGAGGGACAAATGTCCACACTGGGGCTGACCCTCACACAG GTGGAAGGGGAAGTGCGGCAACGGCAGTTGGAAGTGGCGGAGCAAGAGCAGGCCCTGCGCGTGAAGGGACAGACGGTGGAGCTGCTGCCTGATGCGGAAAATAACATGGCTAAGTTGCAG GTGGTGGTTGAGAGTAGCGCACAGCGAATCATCCAGCTGGCTGCTCAGTGGGAGAAGCATCGGGTGCCACTGATCCAGGAATTCCGGGACCTCAAGGCCCTTTGTGACTCCAAGGAG TTGGAATCCTCTCGGCGCCTCTCTGAAATCAGGGAGCTACACAACCGGATCCGTTTGGCAGCCGAGGATGCCAAGCACAAGGATGATCTCTACAAGCAGCTG CTTGTGGAGTTGGAATCGCTTCCCAAGGACGTCTCTCGATCTGCATACACACAGCGCATCTTAGAGATTGTCAGCAACATCCGTAAGCAGAAGGAGGAGATcacaaag ATCTTGTCTGATACCAAGGAGCTCCAGAAGGAGATCAATTCCCTCACTGGGAAGCTGGACAGAACTTTTGCCGTCACTGAtgagctagtctttaag gatgCCAAACGTGACGAGGCTGTGCGGAAGGCATACAAGTATCTGGCTGCTTTACATGAA AACTGCAGTCAGCTGATCCAGACTATTGAGGATACTGGTACCATCCTGCGAGAAATCCGGGACCTAGAGGAGCAG ATTGAGAGTGAAACCAGCAAGAAAACCCTAACCAATTTGGAGAGGATCCTGAGTGATTACCGAGCCTTGAAGCAGGAAAATGCAGCACTGCTCAGCCATACCCAAGAAACGTGA